Proteins encoded in a region of the Cytobacillus pseudoceanisediminis genome:
- a CDS encoding spore germination protein, with the protein MEKVRREPVKVSLKENIEYLRDALGVEKSFDVIQLDVEYAEREMALYLVDGFVKDDILHYLMKMLAGLDAGQLEGDTLSRLIKTYIPYVEVETTDDLNKVVDMVLAGPTALVVDGVDEVILIDARTYPVRGPQEPDIERVVRGSRDGFVETLVFNTALTRRRIRDRTLRMEYMQVGRRSKTDVVVSYIEDIADPEMVQKVKDSISKIDTDGLPMAEKSIEEFISGRHWNPYPMVRYTERPDTAATHLYEGHVCIIVDGSPSVIITPTTFWHHLQHAEEYRNKPLVGAYLRFVRFLAVWASIFLLPLWYLFAIEPQLLPDALSYIGPNETGQLPLVIQFLMIELGLDMLRMAAIHTPSALATALGLVAALMIGQVAVEVGLFINEVILYLAIAAIGTFSTPSYEMSLANRLIRIALLIATSIFHTYGYVAGIMLLIIMLARMKSFGVPYLWPFIPFNLRAFRDVLLRSPIPLKNRRPRFLHPKDPDR; encoded by the coding sequence TTGGAGAAAGTCAGAAGAGAGCCTGTAAAGGTTTCGCTGAAAGAAAATATAGAATATCTTAGAGATGCACTTGGAGTTGAAAAAAGCTTTGATGTGATTCAGCTGGATGTTGAATATGCAGAAAGGGAAATGGCCCTATATCTTGTAGATGGCTTTGTAAAAGATGATATATTGCACTATCTGATGAAAATGCTTGCAGGATTGGATGCTGGTCAGCTGGAAGGGGATACGCTTTCCAGGTTAATAAAAACGTATATACCCTATGTTGAGGTTGAAACCACTGATGATCTGAATAAAGTTGTGGATATGGTGCTGGCTGGTCCAACTGCATTAGTCGTGGATGGTGTCGATGAAGTGATTCTCATTGATGCCCGTACATACCCTGTAAGAGGCCCACAGGAGCCTGATATCGAACGTGTTGTCCGCGGTTCAAGGGATGGTTTTGTCGAAACACTCGTCTTTAATACAGCCTTAACGAGGAGAAGAATTAGAGACCGGACACTCCGCATGGAATATATGCAGGTGGGCAGGCGGTCTAAAACAGATGTTGTTGTCAGTTATATTGAAGACATTGCAGATCCTGAAATGGTCCAAAAAGTTAAGGATTCTATTTCTAAGATTGACACTGATGGGTTGCCAATGGCTGAAAAATCAATAGAGGAATTCATTTCTGGCCGGCATTGGAATCCATATCCGATGGTAAGATATACCGAGAGGCCTGATACAGCAGCAACCCATCTTTATGAAGGGCATGTCTGCATCATCGTCGATGGTTCGCCCAGTGTGATCATTACACCGACAACCTTCTGGCATCACCTGCAGCACGCTGAGGAATACCGGAATAAGCCCCTTGTAGGTGCATATTTGCGATTTGTCCGCTTTTTGGCTGTCTGGGCGTCCATTTTTCTTTTGCCTTTATGGTACTTATTTGCTATAGAGCCACAGCTGCTGCCTGATGCATTATCATATATCGGGCCGAATGAAACAGGACAGCTGCCATTAGTCATTCAGTTCCTTATGATAGAGCTCGGTTTGGATATGCTGAGGATGGCTGCAATCCATACTCCATCCGCACTGGCCACTGCACTCGGACTGGTGGCTGCCCTGATGATTGGCCAAGTAGCTGTTGAAGTTGGATTGTTCATTAATGAAGTAATTCTTTATTTAGCAATAGCAGCAATTGGAACTTTTTCAACACCAAGCTATGAAATGAGCCTGGCCAACAGGCTGATAAGAATCGCCCTGCTGATTGCAACAAGTATTTTCCATACTTATGGATATGTAGCTGGCATCATGCTGCTGATAATCATGCTGGCGAGAATGAAATCTTTTGGAGTGCCATACCTGTGGCCATTCATCCCTTTCAATCTGAGAGCATTCAGGGATGTATTGCTCAGATCGCCAATACCATTGAAGAACAGGCGGCCGCGTTTCCTGCATCCCAAAGATCCAGATCGCTAA
- a CDS encoding YqgQ family protein codes for MKTIYDIQQFLKKYGTIIYIGNREADLELMAAELKELYDSQLIDVKDYQSSILILRTEIQNLKEKK; via the coding sequence ATGAAAACCATTTATGATATACAGCAATTCCTGAAGAAATATGGGACAATTATCTACATAGGGAATCGTGAAGCTGACTTGGAGCTTATGGCTGCGGAATTAAAAGAGCTATATGATTCTCAGCTTATTGATGTGAAAGATTACCAGAGCAGCATCTTGATTTTACGGACTGAAATTCAGAATCTTAAAGAGAAAAAATAG
- a CDS encoding ROK family glucokinase, whose amino-acid sequence MAEKWLVGVDLGGTTTKLAFINYYGEIIHKWEIPTDNSEEGKNITINIAKAIDHKLEELDISKDKIIGIGMGAPGPVNLATGVVYNTVNLGWKDNYPLKDLLEVETSLPVIIDNDANCAALGEMWKGAGNGAKDLVCVTLGTGVGGGVIANGDIVQGVSGAAGEIGHITSVPFGGAQCNCGKAGCLETIASATGIVRQALENLKSGGEGVLSNLYRENGFITAKDVFDSARNGDEASLLVVNETAMHLGLALANIANTLNPEKIVLGGGVSKAGDVLLKPVIENFAKFAFPGVKESTVIDIATLGNDAGVIGAAWLAKNK is encoded by the coding sequence TTGGCAGAGAAATGGCTGGTTGGGGTAGATTTAGGCGGAACAACTACAAAACTTGCTTTTATCAACTATTATGGGGAAATCATTCATAAATGGGAAATTCCCACTGACAATAGTGAAGAAGGAAAAAATATTACGATAAATATAGCTAAAGCCATCGATCATAAATTGGAGGAACTGGATATAAGCAAGGATAAAATCATCGGCATTGGCATGGGGGCTCCAGGTCCTGTAAATCTTGCAACAGGTGTTGTATATAACACTGTTAATTTAGGCTGGAAAGATAATTACCCGCTGAAGGATTTGCTTGAAGTGGAAACATCGCTTCCAGTCATCATTGATAATGATGCTAACTGCGCTGCTCTGGGCGAAATGTGGAAGGGAGCCGGAAATGGCGCTAAAGATCTTGTATGTGTAACACTTGGCACAGGTGTCGGCGGCGGAGTAATTGCCAACGGAGATATTGTGCAGGGAGTCAGCGGAGCTGCAGGTGAAATTGGCCACATTACTTCCGTTCCTTTTGGCGGTGCTCAGTGCAATTGCGGAAAAGCGGGCTGCCTTGAAACAATAGCATCAGCTACAGGCATTGTCCGACAGGCTCTTGAAAACCTAAAATCGGGTGGAGAAGGGGTTCTTTCCAATTTATATAGGGAGAATGGGTTTATCACAGCAAAAGATGTTTTCGATTCAGCAAGGAATGGGGATGAAGCATCTCTTCTGGTAGTCAATGAAACAGCTATGCACCTGGGACTGGCATTGGCAAATATAGCAAATACCTTGAATCCGGAAAAAATAGTATTAGGCGGAGGAGTATCCAAAGCAGGTGATGTCCTGCTGAAGCCTGTTATTGAAAACTTCGCTAAATTTGCGTTTCCAGGAGTGAAGGAATCCACCGTCATAGATATTGCCACATTGGGCAATGATGCCGGCGTAATTGGAGCAGCCTGGCTTGCTAAAAATAAATAA